Proteins from one Candidatus Binatus sp. genomic window:
- a CDS encoding LLM class flavin-dependent oxidoreductase → MAKTALACTILPDSPPARLIEWSRAAEDAGFAGVFMTEANNDSIACSLALGLHTKRIKLGTAITNIYLRHPNLLANEAAAVQEFTGGRFILGLGTGHREGNSALGIEMGIPLTRMRETVKTLRAALEGGKTGPRVSTKLPLYLAGVSRPMVKLAGEIGDGVIFNFFPPARVKAALGELAEGAQIGGRDAKQIEPTLFATAFISDDLEAARRPARKLLSRYGALKFYGNMMAHSGFEREIAAIRAAGRDGEAAVKAVSNELIDATLLVGSEARVRERLQELCAPGIGTAIVFTNPVNEDRNAAVMRTIRALKQ, encoded by the coding sequence ATGGCCAAAACTGCACTTGCTTGCACGATACTTCCCGACAGCCCGCCGGCTCGCCTGATCGAATGGTCGCGCGCGGCGGAGGACGCGGGCTTTGCGGGGGTCTTCATGACCGAGGCGAACAACGACTCGATTGCATGCTCGCTCGCGCTCGGACTTCACACCAAGCGAATCAAACTCGGCACTGCGATCACGAACATCTATCTGCGCCATCCGAATCTGCTCGCCAATGAAGCCGCTGCGGTCCAGGAATTCACCGGCGGACGATTTATCCTCGGTCTCGGCACAGGCCATCGCGAGGGCAATTCCGCGCTGGGAATCGAAATGGGAATACCGCTGACCAGGATGCGCGAAACGGTGAAGACTCTTCGCGCCGCGCTCGAGGGGGGCAAGACCGGGCCGCGCGTCAGCACGAAGCTGCCACTTTATCTGGCGGGGGTATCGCGCCCGATGGTAAAGCTGGCCGGCGAAATCGGAGACGGCGTCATTTTCAACTTCTTTCCACCGGCGCGGGTCAAGGCAGCGCTCGGCGAGTTGGCCGAGGGCGCACAAATCGGCGGCCGCGACGCCAAACAGATCGAGCCGACGCTGTTTGCGACCGCGTTTATTTCCGATGATCTCGAAGCCGCGCGTCGTCCCGCGCGCAAACTTCTGTCCCGCTACGGCGCGCTCAAGTTTTACGGCAACATGATGGCGCATTCGGGATTCGAGCGGGAAATCGCAGCTATTCGCGCCGCCGGGCGGGACGGCGAGGCGGCCGTCAAGGCGGTCAGCAACGAACTGATCGATGCGACCCTGCTGGTCGGCTCGGAAGCTCGCGTTCGCGAGCGACTGCAGGAGCTATGCGCGCCGGGAATTGGCACTGCGATCGTATTCACGAATCCGGTCAATGAAGATCGCAACGCTGCCGTGATGCGGACGATTCGCGCGCTCAAGCAATAG
- a CDS encoding DUF1499 domain-containing protein has translation MIFAWLAFFDALLAIALIAAGIVGAHFYLFAPFMGFQLFALGFLLSIMGALVGFVAVFITRKPQLRAGHNRALVGTAVCLLIALPLIVTVVRSLKYPAINDITTDFDNPPEFVFAQKLQHEPNRDMKYNKAKYAIKQRAGYGLIGPIKERLEPSAEFARVTEVAHGVPTWKITYSDAAKNTLEVVATSRLFHFQDDVVIQIRPTPDGVSLIEMRSKSRDGIGDFGVNAKRIRRFFDRVALARGKVNEQEEIP, from the coding sequence ATGATTTTTGCATGGCTGGCCTTCTTCGACGCACTGTTGGCGATTGCGCTGATCGCGGCAGGCATTGTTGGCGCTCACTTCTACCTGTTTGCGCCGTTCATGGGTTTCCAATTGTTCGCGCTCGGGTTTCTGCTGAGCATCATGGGAGCGCTGGTCGGGTTCGTCGCTGTTTTCATAACGCGCAAGCCTCAATTGCGAGCCGGGCACAATCGAGCTTTGGTGGGCACGGCGGTATGCCTGCTGATCGCGTTGCCGTTAATCGTGACCGTGGTGCGCAGTTTGAAGTATCCGGCCATCAACGACATCACTACCGATTTCGACAATCCGCCCGAGTTCGTTTTCGCCCAGAAGCTGCAGCATGAACCGAACCGCGACATGAAGTACAACAAAGCGAAATACGCGATTAAGCAGCGGGCCGGTTATGGCCTGATCGGTCCGATCAAGGAGCGCCTCGAACCGTCGGCGGAATTCGCGCGCGTAACAGAGGTCGCCCACGGCGTGCCTACGTGGAAGATCACCTATTCCGATGCGGCCAAGAATACCCTCGAGGTCGTCGCGACTTCGCGGCTGTTCCATTTCCAGGATGATGTCGTGATCCAGATTCGGCCGACTCCCGACGGCGTAAGCCTGATCGAGATGCGCTCGAAATCGCGCGACGGGATCGGCGATTTCGGGGTCAACGCCAAGCGTATCCGGCGTTTCTTCGATCGCGTCGCACTCGCCCGCGGCAAGGTCAACGAGCAAGAGGAAATACCGTAA
- a CDS encoding methyltransferase domain-containing protein, protein MAEPYYKQHWVDIDSDRHSAYDKILAFHPAMEPLLRPLDLKAGLRVLDVGSGPGHTAVELARRVAPGGKVTGVDINAEFVERSGARAREAKVAAEFVQSAFPPLPFPDASFDRVWCKNVLEYVDSAADTVAEMARVTAPGGVVVAVDSDWDMLALDIGPAARARTDRILAASKTIAIKEPQIGRQLYRLFHAAGLGEVKVEIHAGADTAGRSMPMLKASFARYARDSGKVVAAEVEGWFAEIDRAVAGGSFLFVLPQFVVRGIRN, encoded by the coding sequence ATGGCCGAGCCCTACTACAAGCAGCACTGGGTCGATATCGACTCCGACCGCCACAGCGCATACGACAAGATCCTTGCGTTTCATCCTGCGATGGAACCGCTTCTGCGTCCGCTCGATCTTAAGGCCGGTTTGCGCGTACTCGATGTTGGCTCCGGACCCGGCCACACCGCGGTCGAACTTGCACGGCGCGTGGCTCCCGGCGGGAAGGTGACGGGCGTCGATATCAACGCCGAGTTCGTCGAGCGATCTGGCGCTCGCGCGCGCGAGGCAAAGGTGGCAGCGGAGTTCGTGCAAAGCGCCTTTCCGCCGCTCCCGTTTCCAGACGCCTCATTCGACCGCGTCTGGTGTAAAAATGTTCTTGAGTATGTCGATTCCGCAGCCGATACTGTCGCGGAAATGGCGCGAGTGACGGCGCCGGGCGGGGTGGTGGTCGCGGTCGATAGCGACTGGGACATGCTCGCGCTCGATATCGGTCCCGCGGCGCGCGCGCGCACCGATCGAATTCTGGCCGCCTCGAAGACGATTGCGATCAAGGAGCCGCAGATCGGGCGCCAGCTCTATCGGCTGTTTCACGCGGCCGGTCTTGGCGAGGTGAAAGTCGAGATTCACGCCGGCGCGGATACCGCCGGACGCTCAATGCCGATGCTCAAGGCCAGTTTTGCGCGGTATGCGCGCGACTCCGGCAAGGTCGTGGCGGCCGAGGTCGAGGGTTGGTTCGCCGAGATCGATCGCGCCGTCGCCGGAGGATCGTTTCTGTTCGTATTGCCGCAGTTTGTGGTGCGCGGAATCAGGAACTAG
- the dapA gene encoding 4-hydroxy-tetrahydrodipicolinate synthase has translation MFNGALTALVTPFRDGEVDAPALRELIEWQIQSGIDGLVPCGSTGESATLTHSEHDNVVKLTIEQVRKRVPVIAGTGSNSTAEAIRLTAAAREMGADGALLLSPYYNKPTQDGIFRHYKMIAASVDLPLFVYNIPGRTASNIAPETFARLSEIKNIVGVKEASGSMDQSSDILKLCGDRLAIFSGDDGLTLPLIALGAKGVISTSGNVIPREMHDLAAVALGGDFPKAREIHYRLIPLMRALFVETNPIPVKQALAFMGKCANELRMPLVPMTAGPAEKLRIVMKELRLV, from the coding sequence ATGTTCAATGGGGCACTGACGGCGCTGGTTACGCCATTTCGCGATGGCGAGGTGGACGCGCCCGCGTTGCGCGAGCTTATCGAATGGCAAATCCAGAGCGGAATCGACGGGCTGGTCCCGTGCGGCTCGACCGGGGAATCCGCCACGCTCACCCACTCCGAGCATGACAACGTAGTCAAGCTAACGATCGAGCAGGTGCGAAAGCGCGTCCCGGTAATTGCGGGCACCGGCTCGAACTCGACTGCGGAAGCGATTCGGCTGACCGCGGCTGCGCGCGAAATGGGTGCGGACGGCGCGCTATTGCTATCGCCCTATTACAACAAGCCCACCCAGGACGGCATCTTCAGGCACTACAAGATGATCGCGGCGAGCGTGGACCTCCCGCTGTTCGTGTACAACATCCCCGGTCGCACCGCCTCGAACATCGCGCCCGAGACCTTTGCGCGACTCAGCGAAATCAAGAACATCGTTGGCGTCAAGGAAGCATCGGGCTCGATGGATCAGTCGTCGGATATCCTCAAGCTGTGCGGCGACCGGCTCGCGATCTTTTCCGGCGACGACGGCTTGACACTGCCGCTAATCGCACTTGGCGCCAAGGGTGTGATCTCGACGAGCGGCAACGTAATTCCGCGCGAGATGCACGATCTTGCGGCCGTCGCGCTCGGCGGCGATTTCCCCAAGGCGCGCGAGATCCATTACCGATTGATCCCGCTGATGCGTGCGCTGTTCGTCGAAACGAATCCGATTCCCGTCAAGCAGGCGCTCGCGTTCATGGGCAAGTGCGCCAACGAATTGCGGATGCCGTTGGTACCGATGACCGCAGGCCCCGCGGAGAAGTTGCGCATCGTGATGAAGGAACTCCGCCTCGTCTGA
- the dapF gene encoding diaminopimelate epimerase — MATLEFTKMHGCGNDYIYIVALHARPADPAALSVKLSDRHFGVGGDGLIMLAPSSNADIRMEMYNADGSRGGMCGNGIRCLARLAFERGLVRANPMVVETNAGLKTVELRLERRRVVGATVDMGEPILEGRDIPVDAVGRIIDYPLDVAGMCESITAVSMGNPHCVVFVADDGVFKLQDRDFAELGRKFEHHPFFPRGVNTEFIRALSRRNLKMRVWERGSGETWACGTGACAALVAAVLTNHSERTATVELRGGNLEIEWRAGGADANHVFMTGDAVEVFRGQVELGADEMVPVS; from the coding sequence ATGGCAACGCTCGAATTCACCAAGATGCACGGATGCGGCAACGACTATATCTACATCGTTGCTTTGCACGCGCGTCCCGCCGACCCGGCGGCACTTTCGGTCAAACTTTCTGACCGCCACTTTGGCGTAGGCGGCGACGGTCTAATCATGCTCGCGCCGTCAAGCAACGCCGACATACGAATGGAGATGTACAACGCGGACGGAAGCCGCGGCGGCATGTGCGGCAACGGAATCCGATGCCTTGCGCGGCTTGCCTTCGAGCGCGGCCTGGTGCGCGCCAACCCGATGGTCGTGGAGACGAACGCCGGGCTCAAGACGGTCGAGCTGCGGCTGGAACGCCGCCGCGTAGTCGGCGCGACGGTGGACATGGGCGAGCCGATCCTCGAAGGCCGCGACATCCCGGTCGATGCGGTCGGCCGAATTATCGACTATCCACTGGATGTCGCAGGCATGTGCGAGTCGATCACGGCGGTATCGATGGGCAATCCGCATTGCGTCGTATTCGTTGCCGATGACGGCGTATTCAAGCTGCAGGATCGCGATTTCGCAGAGCTGGGCCGCAAGTTTGAGCATCATCCGTTCTTTCCCCGCGGCGTAAATACCGAGTTCATCAGGGCCCTCTCGCGCCGCAATCTCAAGATGCGCGTGTGGGAGCGCGGCTCGGGCGAGACCTGGGCCTGCGGCACCGGAGCATGCGCGGCCCTGGTCGCGGCGGTTCTGACAAATCACTCCGAGCGGACCGCGACGGTAGAGTTGCGCGGCGGCAACCTTGAAATCGAATGGCGCGCCGGCGGAGCCGATGCGAATCACGTCTTCATGACCGGCGACGCCGTCGAGGTTTTTCGCGGCCAGGTCGAGCTGGGCGCGGACGAGATGGTCCCGGTGAGTTGA
- the lysA gene encoding diaminopimelate decarboxylase, with protein sequence MNYFEYRNDQLYAEDVPIADLARRINTPFFVYSARTLRRHFRVFDEAFAGTDHLVCYAMKALSNLSILKLFASMGAGFDIVSVGELMRCLRIGADPCKIVFSGVGKTDEEIAAALEAGILMINVESRPELHRVAEVAGRMKRRAPVSLRVNPDLDPGTHPHISTGHRDSKFGVPLSQVDEYYVEASALAQLEIVGLSTHIGSQITEMAPFAEAGRKVAAIVGRLRSAGIALKYLDLGGGLGISYQEQLPPPSEYAHALLKPIAGLGLKIITEPGRVMVGNAGVLVTRVLYNKQTDVKRFVVIDGAMNDLIRPVLYQAYHAIVPVDRRRPGKTVTADIVGPVCESGDFFAREREMAEPEEGDLLAVMSAGAYGFVMSSNYNSRPRAPEVMVDGAEVHVIRERESFEDLIRGEHIVTLKPA encoded by the coding sequence ATGAACTACTTCGAATACCGCAACGATCAGCTGTATGCCGAGGACGTGCCGATCGCCGATTTGGCGCGGCGAATCAACACGCCTTTTTTCGTATATAGCGCGCGCACGCTCAGGCGGCATTTCCGGGTCTTCGACGAGGCCTTCGCCGGCACCGACCATTTGGTCTGCTACGCGATGAAGGCGCTCTCGAATCTGAGCATCCTGAAATTGTTCGCCTCGATGGGCGCGGGATTCGATATCGTCTCGGTCGGCGAGCTGATGCGATGCCTGCGAATCGGCGCGGACCCATGCAAGATTGTCTTCTCCGGCGTCGGCAAGACCGACGAGGAGATCGCGGCTGCGCTCGAAGCCGGCATCCTGATGATCAACGTCGAGTCGCGCCCGGAACTGCATCGCGTGGCCGAGGTTGCGGGCAGGATGAAGCGTCGCGCGCCAGTCAGCCTGCGCGTGAATCCCGATCTCGACCCGGGCACGCATCCGCACATTTCCACCGGCCATCGCGACAGCAAGTTCGGCGTGCCGCTCTCGCAGGTGGACGAATACTATGTGGAAGCGAGCGCGCTGGCGCAGCTTGAAATCGTCGGTCTGAGCACGCATATCGGCTCGCAGATAACCGAGATGGCGCCGTTTGCCGAAGCGGGACGGAAGGTTGCCGCGATTGTCGGGCGGCTGCGCAGCGCGGGAATCGCGCTCAAGTATCTGGATCTCGGCGGCGGTCTCGGAATCTCCTATCAGGAGCAGTTACCGCCGCCCTCGGAATACGCGCACGCTCTGCTCAAGCCGATCGCGGGGCTGGGGCTCAAGATAATCACCGAGCCGGGACGGGTTATGGTCGGCAACGCGGGCGTGTTGGTGACGCGAGTCCTCTATAACAAGCAGACCGACGTGAAGCGCTTCGTCGTTATCGACGGCGCGATGAACGACTTGATTCGCCCCGTGCTCTACCAGGCGTATCACGCAATCGTTCCCGTCGATCGCCGCAGGCCCGGCAAGACCGTGACGGCGGACATCGTTGGTCCGGTTTGCGAGAGCGGCGATTTCTTCGCGCGCGAGCGCGAGATGGCCGAGCCCGAGGAGGGCGACCTGCTGGCAGTGATGAGCGCCGGCGCTTATGGCTTCGTCATGTCGTCGAACTACAACAGCCGCCCGCGCGCGCCCGAGGTCATGGTCGACGGCGCCGAAGTGCACGTGATTCGCGAGCGCGAGAGCTTCGAGGACCTGATCCGCGGCGAACATATAGTTACCCTCAAGCCGGCGTGA
- the argH gene encoding argininosuccinate lyase — protein sequence MKVRRGQKKNLKAAPAGAAARNLIRGRFARGRIPEVEAFTASLPFDRRLFRHDIRGSIAHARMLEQAGLLKPGELRAIVGGLERIESEIADGRFKFDIADEDIHLAVERRLIALIGEPGRKLHTGRSRNDQVALDLRLYLRDEIAGVIALVARLRAVLIRLARRHVATIMPGYTHLQRAQPVTLAHHLLAYVEMLGRDRERFEQSAARTAIMPLGAGALAGTTLPLDRRMVARALGFKAITANSMDAVSDRDFAVDFLSAAALTQVHLSRMSEEIILWTSTEFGFAALPDEFSTGSSMMPQKKNPDLLELVRGKTGRVIGDLVAMLTVLKGLPLAYNSDLQEDKERVFDALDALKPALELLAKFWPKLRFDTKRMRAAAGGFALATDLAEYLVSRGTAFRRAHEIAGAIVRETAEAGSTLEDLSIAQLRRHSSAFGADAIAILRAENSVARRTIEGGPAPSTVKRRLKELGRR from the coding sequence GTGAAAGTGCGTCGCGGCCAGAAAAAGAACCTTAAGGCGGCGCCAGCCGGCGCCGCGGCGCGCAATCTCATCCGGGGAAGATTTGCGCGCGGCCGCATCCCCGAGGTCGAAGCCTTCACCGCGTCGTTGCCCTTCGACCGGCGGCTTTTCCGGCACGATATTCGCGGGTCGATCGCGCACGCGCGGATGCTCGAGCAGGCCGGACTGCTCAAGCCGGGCGAGTTGCGTGCAATCGTTGGCGGACTCGAGCGGATCGAAAGTGAAATCGCGGATGGACGCTTCAAGTTCGACATCGCCGATGAAGACATCCACCTGGCGGTCGAGCGCCGGCTGATCGCGCTGATTGGTGAACCCGGGCGCAAGCTGCACACCGGGCGTTCGCGCAACGATCAGGTTGCGCTCGACCTGCGGCTCTATCTCCGCGACGAGATTGCCGGCGTGATCGCGCTGGTCGCCAGGCTTCGCGCCGTACTGATTCGGCTCGCCAGGCGCCACGTCGCCACGATCATGCCGGGCTATACGCATTTGCAACGCGCGCAGCCGGTCACGCTCGCGCATCATTTGCTCGCCTACGTCGAGATGCTTGGCCGGGATCGCGAGCGCTTTGAGCAGTCCGCGGCGCGCACGGCGATCATGCCGCTGGGCGCAGGCGCTTTGGCGGGGACGACGCTGCCGCTGGACCGCCGGATGGTCGCGCGGGCGTTGGGCTTCAAGGCGATCACCGCCAACAGCATGGACGCGGTGTCGGATCGCGACTTCGCGGTGGATTTTCTTTCGGCCGCCGCGCTCACGCAGGTGCATCTGTCGCGGATGAGCGAAGAAATAATTCTCTGGACAAGCACAGAGTTCGGATTCGCGGCGTTGCCCGATGAATTTTCGACCGGCAGCTCGATGATGCCGCAGAAAAAGAATCCTGATCTGCTCGAACTGGTCCGCGGCAAGACTGGCCGGGTAATCGGCGATTTGGTCGCGATGCTGACGGTTTTGAAGGGCCTCCCGCTGGCCTATAACTCGGACTTGCAGGAAGACAAGGAGCGTGTGTTCGACGCGCTCGACGCGCTCAAGCCGGCGCTCGAACTGCTGGCGAAGTTCTGGCCGAAACTGCGGTTTGATACCAAACGCATGCGAGCGGCAGCGGGAGGATTTGCGCTGGCCACAGACCTCGCGGAATACCTGGTCAGTCGCGGCACTGCGTTTCGCCGGGCGCATGAAATCGCCGGCGCGATAGTCCGCGAGACGGCCGAAGCGGGCAGCACGCTCGAGGACTTGAGCATCGCGCAGTTGAGGCGGCATTCCAGCGCGTTTGGCGCCGACGCGATCGCGATTCTTCGAGCCGAGAACTCGGTCGCCCGGCGTACGATCGAAGGCGGTCCGGCGCCGTCCACAGTCAAGCGCCGCCTCAAGGAGCTGGGACGCCGATGA